The DNA region CTCCGTCATCCATTACCTCGTGGCCAAGATCGTCCGGCCGTTGATCTTTCAGCGGGGATGGTGCGGATGGTCCTGCTGGACGGCCATGATCCTGGATGTGCTCCCTTTCCGCCGGCGGTTGCCCGGGAGACTGCCGGCGCCGTGGGGATTCCTGCGCTACCTGCATTTCGCGCTCAGCCTGGGGCTGGTGCTGTGGCTTTGGTTTGCGCGCGGATATCGGCCGGCCGAGCAGGGGGTGGATGAACTCCACTGGCTGTTGGCAGGCAACGCCCTGTATTATATTGCCGGCGTAGCCCTGGCCGTCATTCTGCGGGACAACCGCGCCTTCTGCAAATATCTATGCCCCATCCCCACGCTACAGAAACTGCCGGCGCGCGCGAGCGTGTTGAAGATCGCCGGCGATCCCGACCGGTGCGACGAGTGCGGCGCCTGCCTGCGCGCCTGCCCGATGGATATCCGGGTGTTCGAGTACGTGCGCCGGCGCCGGCGGGTGCTTTCGACGGAGTGCATTTTTTGCATGGAATGTATATTCGCCTGCCCGCGTGGGGCTTTGCAGGTGAGCGCCGGCCTGGATGCCGGCGGCCCCGAACTCCTGCGGTACCGCTAACGGGGCATCCCTCTGCTGTCAGGGAGGTATCTTCTGGCCTTTATATCGGCACGTTGACAGCTTCGTAAATTACCTGGTTGCTCTTTCGCCAACTTGTCATTTTCTCTCTATCGGCTTACAATTAGCTCGCATGGGTGGGATGAGGTTACCCGCGAGAGGTGCGGATCGGTGACTTTATCTTCTCTGGTAGATTGATACCATGAAACCACAGTACCGCACCTATGTCCAGGTGATCTTGCTCAGCCTGGCCTGCGTCATCCTGATCTGGCTCGCGGATGCTGTCCTTGACGCGCGCTATACCTCGCAGACCCTCTGGCAGTCACTGCTTTCCCTCCGTCCCCACGAGTATATCCTGCGGGGGATCCTGGTGTTCCTCGGGCTGGTGGTGGCGCTGGAAAGCACTGCCCTATGGGAGGCGCGTGCGCGCGCCCGCCGGCAGCTCGAGGAAAGCGAGGCCAGATACCGCGCCCTCTTTGAGGCGGCGCCGGCCGGCGTCTTCCTCGAACTGCTCGACGGCACCATCGTCGAATGCAACGACCGCGCCGCCGAAATGCTGGGCTATACCAAAGAGGAGTTGTGCGGGAAGAATGCCGCCGACCTGGTACCGCCCGAGATCGCCCAAACCTTCCCCGCCCTCATTGAGCGAGAGCTTCAAAACGGCTGGGCCATGGTGGAGGCGAAGGCCAGACGTAAAGACGGCTCGTTCTTCCCGACGGAAGTGGGTACGCGCCTGATCCATCTGGCCGGCGTCCCCTATGTGGTCGTCTATGTCCAGGACATCACCGCCCGCAAAGAGGCCGAGATGGCGCTGGCCGCAGAAAAAGAGCGCCTGCGCGTCACCCTGCGCTCCATCGGCGAGGGCGTCATTACCTCCGACGTGGACGGCAGAGTGCTGTTGATGAATCCCATCGCCGAGGAGCTGACCGGCTGGCGCCAGGAGGAGGCGCTCGGACTCCCCATGGACCAGGTGATGCAGACCCTGGATCCGATACGCCGGGAGGTCCTGCCGCCTGGGACGCTGGCCGTGCTGGCCGACGGCCGGTCGAAGCCGCTGGAGCGCTACGAGTGTTTGCTGGTCGGCAAGGACGGTCGGGAGCATGTGATACTGGAGACCACCGCCCCCATCCGCGATGACGCCGGCCGCGCCCTCGGCGCCGTCGTGGTCTTCCGCGATATCACCGAACAGCGCAAAATGGAAGAGGAGCGCCAGCGCGCCCTGCGCCTGGGCTCGCTGGCCAAGGTCGCCAGCGGCATCGCCCACGACTTCCGCAATTATCTTTCCTCCATCCTGACCAATGTCTCCCTGGCGGAGCTGTGCCTGGACCAGCCGGCGGAGGCCCGCGAGGCCATCCGGCGCGTGCGGCAGGCCATCAAGCTGGCCCAATCGCTCACGGAACAACTGCTTCTCTTCTCCAGCGGCCGCGAGCCGGAGCGCCGGCCCGGGAGCATCGCCGACGTCATTACCGTCGCCGCGGAGCTGGCAACCAGCGGCACATCGGTCACCTGCCGGCTCTCCCTCCCACCGGACCTGTGGCCCATCTCCATGGATGTCACCCAGATGAACCAGGCGTTCAACAACCTGGTCCTCAACGCGGTGCAGGCCATGTCCCAGCAGGGTGTGGTGGACATCGCTGCGGAAAATCTCTTTCTGCCGGAGAACAGCGCACTGCCACTGCCGGCCGGCCCCTACGTCCACATCACCATCCGCGATTACGGCCCGGGCATTCGGCCCGATGACCTACCGCACATCTTTGACCCCTACTTCACCACCCGGCTCAACGGCACCGGGCTGGGGCTGTCCGTGGCGCACAGCGTGGTCCAGCGTCACGGTGGGCATTTGACCGTGGAATCTGTCCCCAACCAGGGGAGCACATTCCACATCTACCTGCCGGCGGTCGAGCCCGCCCCGTCCACCACCACTCCTATCATGGAGCGTCCAGCGGCAGGACATCAGCACCGCATCCTGGTCCTGGATGACGATGAGGCGCTCTGCATCTCCCTGAGTCTGGCCCTGAACTATCTGGGCTATTACGCCGAGTGCGCTCGCACTGGCGAGGAGGCCCTCGCCCGCTTCGAGAAGGCGCGCGCCGCCGGCCAGCCGTTCCACGCCGTCATCGTGGACCTGGCCATCGCCGGTGCCGGCATGGACGGCAAGCAGACCGCCCGGCAAATCCTTCAGCGAGATCCCGATGCGCGGTTGATCGTCACCAGCGGCCTGCAGGATGACCCAGCCTTCTGCCGCTATCAGGAATGGGGGTTCGCCGCCGCCCTGGCGAAGCCCTTCGACATCTCCGACGTGGTCCGCACGCTCCAACAGGTGCTGGGCTGATTGGGCCGGACACATCCCGGCGGCTGAGGCCCCAGTGACATCTGCGAGGCCTGCCGGCGCAAGCTTTTCCAGCCCCAATTTGGACTGCCAGGCGACGTAGGCCGGCGTCCCCTTTCCCCGTTCGTTTGGCATCTGACCAGATTATGTTATAATGTCACCGCTTGAGCGCATTACGGCCGCGAAGGAGGGTCATTCCGGCAGGAAAGCCGCCTATGGGAGAATGGATTCGCCGCTTCAGCGATCACATCATTGCCGCCGCATCCGGACTGCTGAGCCTTTGCGTGTATTCTGCCACCCTGGCTCCCTCGGTGCTGATGGCAGATGCCGGCGAATTCCAGTTCGCCGCCCCTCTGGCGGCCATCGCTCACCCTACCGGCTATCCCCTGTATCTCATCCTGGGCTGGCTGTGGAGCCGGCTCTATCCTTTCGGCACGCCGGCCTACAAGATGAACCTGCTGTCGGCAGTGTTCGCCGCCGCGGCTGTGGCGGTCATGTACCTGGTGGCCCTGCGCGTCATTCGCATCGCCGGCTTCCTGCGCCACCCCGGCCTGCACCGCGGCATCGCCCTCCTCGCCGCCCTGCTCCTGGCCTTCTCCCCTGCTTTTTGGAGCCAGGCGGTGATCACCGAGGTATATGCGCTCAACGCCCTGCTCATCGCCGGCCTGCTCTACACGCTCCTGGGTTGGCTCCAGGGAGACCGCGGCTGGAAGGGCCTGATCCCCACAGCGCTGTTCTTCGGCCTTGGGCTGGCCCATCACCGCACCATCATCCTGTGGCTGCCGGCCATCGTCCTGACCATCTGGCTGGCGGAGGCCGGCAGTCGGGAGAAGCGGCTGGAGTGGAAGCATCTGGCCTGGCTCCTGGCGCCGGCCCTGCTCCCCTTGCTGGTCTATCTGTACGTGCCCATTCGAGCGCCGGCCACGCCGTACCTGGAAATCCCCCTGCGCCCAGGAGAACCACTGCGGCTGTATGACCCATCCCTGGCCGGCTTCCTCAACTATGTGCTGGGGCGCTCGTTCGAGGGTGCCGTGCGCCTGCGACTGCTCACGCCGGCGCGGCTGGAAATGGCCATCGGCCTGTTGAATCAGCAGTTCACCCCGGTGGGCATTATCCTCGGCCTGCTGGGCTTCGCCTGGT from Anaerolineae bacterium includes:
- a CDS encoding PAS domain S-box protein, producing the protein MKPQYRTYVQVILLSLACVILIWLADAVLDARYTSQTLWQSLLSLRPHEYILRGILVFLGLVVALESTALWEARARARRQLEESEARYRALFEAAPAGVFLELLDGTIVECNDRAAEMLGYTKEELCGKNAADLVPPEIAQTFPALIERELQNGWAMVEAKARRKDGSFFPTEVGTRLIHLAGVPYVVVYVQDITARKEAEMALAAEKERLRVTLRSIGEGVITSDVDGRVLLMNPIAEELTGWRQEEALGLPMDQVMQTLDPIRREVLPPGTLAVLADGRSKPLERYECLLVGKDGREHVILETTAPIRDDAGRALGAVVVFRDITEQRKMEEERQRALRLGSLAKVASGIAHDFRNYLSSILTNVSLAELCLDQPAEAREAIRRVRQAIKLAQSLTEQLLLFSSGREPERRPGSIADVITVAAELATSGTSVTCRLSLPPDLWPISMDVTQMNQAFNNLVLNAVQAMSQQGVVDIAAENLFLPENSALPLPAGPYVHITIRDYGPGIRPDDLPHIFDPYFTTRLNGTGLGLSVAHSVVQRHGGHLTVESVPNQGSTFHIYLPAVEPAPSTTTPIMERPAAGHQHRILVLDDDEALCISLSLALNYLGYYAECARTGEEALARFEKARAAGQPFHAVIVDLAIAGAGMDGKQTARQILQRDPDARLIVTSGLQDDPAFCRYQEWGFAAALAKPFDISDVVRTLQQVLG
- a CDS encoding 4Fe-4S binding protein, with amino-acid sequence SVIHYLVAKIVRPLIFQRGWCGWSCWTAMILDVLPFRRRLPGRLPAPWGFLRYLHFALSLGLVLWLWFARGYRPAEQGVDELHWLLAGNALYYIAGVALAVILRDNRAFCKYLCPIPTLQKLPARASVLKIAGDPDRCDECGACLRACPMDIRVFEYVRRRRRVLSTECIFCMECIFACPRGALQVSAGLDAGGPELLRYR